In the Brevundimonas mediterranea genome, CGTGACCGTCACGGATCTGGGCCGGCCGTTCGTTCGCGCCGTCTGCGCCGCCTTTGATCCGGGCGCCGCCGACATCGAGAAACGCCACGCCCGCGTGGTCTGAATGGACAGATTGTCCAACCCTTGGCGGGGTTTGCGCTAAATCAAGGCCGAGGCGGGGCAGGGCGCGCATTTCCCCGTCAAGACGCTCGGACAAGTCGCATGAGGCGGCAGCGGGCGTCGGGGATGAGCAAGATGAAACTGAAAACCCTGATCCTCTCAGCCGTCGCCGCCGCCGCCTTCGCTGCGCCGGCCCTGGCGCAGAGCCCGGCCGCCTGGGAGATGCCCAAGAAGGGCGACTGGATCATCACCGGCCGCGTGACCGATGTCTTCTCTGAGGCTGACAACGCCATCACCACGGCCGCCGGCGTCGATTCCGGCCTGAAGGTCGATGTGGGCGACAGTGTCATGCCGACACTGGGCTTCACCTACTTCCTGACCGACCATCTGGCGGTCGAGGCGATCTTGGGCACGACCAAGCACGAAATCCGCGCCCAGGGCGGAGCCACCGACGTCGCCGTGCACGAAACCTGGGTTGTGCCGCCGATCGTGACCCTGCAATACCGCCCGCTGACCGAGGGTCGTTTCAGCCCCTATGTCGGCGCGGGCGTCAACTACATGCTGTTCTACAGCGGCGAAGACAAGAACGGCTTCAAAGTCGATCTAGATGACAACTTCGGCTACGCCCTGCAGGCGGGCGCCGACATCGGCATCCAGGGGCCGTGGAACCTGAACGTCGACGTCAAGAAGGTCTGGGTCAATATCGACGCCGACATCAACGACGGCGCTCTGAAGAGCGATGTGGATCTGGACCCGTGGGTCGTTTCTGTGGGGGTAGGCCGTAAGTTCTAAGAAAAATCGACATCGGAAATGCGTTCGAAATGGAAGCCCCGCCGGTTCGCCGGCGGGGCTTTCGCTCTTGTGCGGATGCGCTCGACAAAACGGGCGGCGCGCCCTAGGCGGGAGACGAGCCGT is a window encoding:
- a CDS encoding OmpW/AlkL family protein, encoding MSKMKLKTLILSAVAAAAFAAPALAQSPAAWEMPKKGDWIITGRVTDVFSEADNAITTAAGVDSGLKVDVGDSVMPTLGFTYFLTDHLAVEAILGTTKHEIRAQGGATDVAVHETWVVPPIVTLQYRPLTEGRFSPYVGAGVNYMLFYSGEDKNGFKVDLDDNFGYALQAGADIGIQGPWNLNVDVKKVWVNIDADINDGALKSDVDLDPWVVSVGVGRKF